A portion of the Roseovarius sp. SCSIO 43702 genome contains these proteins:
- a CDS encoding PotD/PotF family extracellular solute-binding protein — protein MDVLDQLGAVREGKMSRRAFTRSLMAAGVGMATVPLGAKALRAAEGDQATYFTWGGYDIPEFFAEYREKHGGENPDFAIFGASEEALTKIRGGFVVDVSHPCNQSVPRWAASGLFQPVDRSRLTHGADIIPELIDLQGNDAEGGGNWMIPFDWGQSSITYRTDLFELEGEESWDMLWDKRYEGRLGSLGAGADAWWVGAIKAGVPFDQLDTDEAFEKIGAVMREQRPLIRMYTDDTTTLEQALASGELVAALTWNSSAVELQNEGVPVKFAQPKEGALTWVCGLMIHKDAPNLEAAYDVIDSLLSVETGKFLVGDYGYGHSNAKTYDEFDEETLTGLGLSKDPTEILSAGHFQIPQTQEWESKMNATFEQIKAGF, from the coding sequence ATGGATGTTCTGGATCAACTGGGTGCGGTCCGCGAAGGCAAGATGAGCCGCCGCGCCTTTACCCGCTCGTTGATGGCCGCGGGCGTGGGCATGGCCACGGTGCCGCTGGGGGCCAAGGCGCTGCGCGCGGCGGAAGGCGATCAGGCGACCTATTTCACCTGGGGCGGCTACGATATCCCCGAGTTCTTTGCCGAATACCGCGAGAAGCATGGCGGCGAGAACCCCGATTTCGCCATTTTCGGCGCGTCCGAGGAGGCGCTCACCAAGATCCGCGGCGGCTTCGTCGTGGACGTGTCGCACCCCTGCAACCAGTCGGTGCCGCGCTGGGCGGCCTCGGGCCTGTTCCAGCCCGTCGACCGCTCGCGCCTGACACATGGCGCGGACATCATCCCCGAGCTCATCGACCTCCAGGGCAACGATGCCGAGGGTGGTGGCAACTGGATGATTCCCTTCGACTGGGGCCAAAGCTCGATCACCTACCGCACGGACCTTTTCGAGCTCGAGGGCGAGGAAAGCTGGGACATGCTCTGGGACAAGCGCTACGAGGGGCGTCTCGGCAGCCTCGGCGCGGGAGCCGATGCGTGGTGGGTCGGCGCGATCAAGGCGGGTGTGCCGTTCGATCAGCTCGACACCGACGAGGCGTTCGAGAAGATCGGCGCGGTCATGCGCGAGCAGCGGCCGCTGATCCGCATGTATACCGACGACACGACGACCCTCGAACAGGCGCTGGCCTCGGGCGAGCTTGTCGCGGCGCTGACGTGGAACTCGTCGGCGGTGGAGCTTCAGAACGAGGGCGTGCCGGTCAAGTTCGCGCAACCCAAGGAGGGCGCGCTGACCTGGGTCTGCGGGCTGATGATCCACAAGGACGCGCCCAATCTCGAGGCGGCCTATGACGTGATCGACTCGCTGCTCAGCGTCGAGACCGGCAAGTTCCTGGTGGGCGATTACGGCTACGGCCACTCGAACGCCAAGACCTATGACGAGTTCGACGAGGAGACGCTGACGGGTCTCGGCCTGAGCAAGGATCCCACCGAGATCCTGAGCGCGGGCCATTTCCAGATCCCGCAAACGCAGGAGTGGGAATCGAAGATGAACGCCACGTTCGAGCAGATCAAGGCGGGTTTCTGA
- a CDS encoding extracellular solute-binding protein, whose amino-acid sequence MKIMLKTTATAMALALGATAAQAEGELVLYHWFEYIPQEILDKFSEEYDVDVTMDTFDSNEALLASLKAGAIGTYDIAFPGDYMVKIMANNGLLDTIEEGELENKDNIQEEWADPPFDPGRKHSIPYQWGSTSFMVNRDVYDGDINTTDIIFNPPEELKGKINVLDTPGETLTLASLHLGIPQCTTDRDQLKALNELVLSAKPFWASFNSDTAKEVLVSGDAAAGMIWNGFGAKAREEGANVEYAYPEQGMIVWMDNAVLLKDAPNRENALKFMDFILEPENAGAITNYARYKAGVKGVDEYLDEELKTMPEQNPPEGMKSEFIEVCDEETQKVYDQIWTNLKK is encoded by the coding sequence ATGAAGATCATGCTGAAGACCACCGCGACGGCCATGGCGCTCGCGCTTGGCGCGACGGCGGCGCAGGCGGAGGGCGAGCTCGTCCTCTATCACTGGTTCGAATACATCCCGCAGGAGATCCTCGACAAGTTCTCGGAGGAATACGACGTCGACGTCACGATGGACACGTTCGATTCGAACGAGGCGCTTCTGGCGTCGCTCAAGGCGGGCGCGATCGGCACCTACGACATCGCGTTTCCGGGCGACTACATGGTCAAGATCATGGCCAATAACGGCCTGCTCGACACGATCGAGGAGGGCGAGCTGGAGAACAAGGACAACATCCAGGAGGAATGGGCCGATCCGCCCTTCGATCCGGGCCGCAAGCATTCGATCCCCTACCAGTGGGGCTCGACCTCGTTCATGGTGAACCGCGATGTCTATGACGGCGACATCAACACCACCGACATCATCTTCAACCCGCCGGAGGAGCTGAAGGGCAAGATCAACGTGCTCGACACGCCCGGCGAGACGCTGACGCTGGCGTCGCTGCACCTGGGCATTCCGCAATGCACCACGGATCGCGACCAGCTCAAGGCGCTCAACGAGCTGGTGCTGTCGGCCAAGCCGTTCTGGGCCTCGTTCAACTCCGACACCGCGAAGGAGGTGCTTGTCTCGGGCGATGCGGCGGCGGGCATGATCTGGAACGGGTTCGGCGCCAAGGCGCGCGAGGAGGGGGCGAATGTCGAATACGCATACCCTGAGCAGGGCATGATCGTGTGGATGGACAACGCCGTCCTGCTCAAGGACGCGCCCAACCGCGAGAATGCGCTCAAGTTCATGGATTTCATCCTCGAGCCCGAGAACGCCGGCGCGATCACGAATTACGCGCGCTACAAGGCGGGCGTGAAGGGCGTGGACGAGTATCTCGACGAGGAGCTCAAGACCATGCCCGAGCAGAACCCGCCGGAGGGCATGAAGTCGGAGTTCATCGAGGTCTGCGACGAGGAGACCCAGAAGGTCTATGACCAGATCTGGACCAACCTGAAGAAGTGA
- a CDS encoding TetR family transcriptional regulator C-terminal domain-containing protein: MSKASVNLDTGQRPVRRTASREVRRRQLIDATIESISRHGIPGTTMTTVTGIAGLSLGLVNFHFKTKRALFEETLRHLADEYLRYWRGAIAAAGEAPEARLAAMARAQFHPDLCNRRKLTVWFAFYGDPEFRGAYREVMSSVDEERWEASSALCAEICEAGGYDAVTPRDVAVTLEGMYDGFWLNMLLYPEEFGAEDARARVAAYLAAIFPRHFGAGAE; the protein is encoded by the coding sequence ATGAGCAAGGCGAGCGTGAACCTCGACACGGGTCAAAGGCCCGTCCGCCGCACCGCGTCGCGCGAAGTGCGGCGCCGGCAGTTGATCGACGCCACCATCGAGTCGATCAGCCGGCACGGGATTCCGGGCACGACGATGACGACGGTGACGGGTATCGCGGGGCTGTCGCTGGGACTGGTGAATTTCCACTTCAAGACCAAGCGCGCGCTGTTCGAGGAGACGCTGCGCCACCTGGCGGATGAATACCTGCGCTATTGGCGCGGCGCGATCGCGGCGGCGGGCGAGGCGCCCGAGGCGCGGCTGGCGGCGATGGCACGGGCGCAGTTCCATCCCGATCTCTGCAACCGGCGCAAGCTCACCGTCTGGTTCGCCTTCTACGGCGATCCGGAGTTCCGCGGCGCCTATCGCGAGGTCATGTCGAGCGTCGACGAGGAGCGGTGGGAGGCGTCCTCGGCGCTGTGCGCCGAGATCTGCGAGGCCGGGGGCTATGACGCGGTGACGCCCCGCGACGTGGCGGTCACGCTCGAGGGAATGTATGACGGGTTCTGGCTCAACATGCTGCTTTATCCCGAGGAATTCGGGGCCGAGGATGCACGGGCGCGGGTGGCGGCCTACCTCGCCGCGATCTTTCCGCGGCATTTCGGAGCCGGCGCGGAATGA
- a CDS encoding ABC transporter permease, translated as MAARNDIKRYTGFLPMTILCLVILYAPLVVVTIYSFNDSRSITNWEGISLRWYVDVFTGPESEKYKLAAWNSFTIAITAAATATIIATLAATSIVRGGQFRVRMLSLGLISMPLMVPEIVTAVATLIFFNAIGFTRGYLTILLAHIAFCIPFAYMPIAARMQGIEDTYEQAALDLYATKRQAFTRILLPMMMPGIISGFLLAFIISLDDFIITNFVKGAGVETLPTAIFGAVKQGIKPNIMAISTMLLGVSILMVTISYFVSRKDRLT; from the coding sequence ATGGCCGCGCGCAACGACATCAAGCGCTATACCGGCTTCCTGCCGATGACGATCCTGTGCCTCGTCATCCTCTATGCGCCGCTGGTGGTGGTGACGATCTACTCGTTCAACGACAGCCGTTCGATCACCAACTGGGAGGGGATCAGCCTGCGGTGGTACGTGGACGTGTTCACCGGGCCGGAATCGGAGAAATACAAGCTTGCCGCGTGGAACAGCTTCACCATCGCGATCACGGCGGCGGCGACGGCCACGATCATCGCGACGCTGGCGGCCACGTCCATCGTCCGGGGCGGGCAGTTCCGGGTGCGGATGCTGTCGCTCGGCCTGATCAGCATGCCGCTCATGGTGCCCGAGATCGTCACGGCGGTGGCGACGCTCATCTTCTTCAACGCGATCGGGTTCACGCGCGGATACCTGACGATCCTGCTGGCGCATATCGCGTTCTGCATCCCCTTCGCCTACATGCCCATCGCGGCGCGGATGCAGGGGATCGAGGATACCTACGAGCAGGCCGCGCTCGACCTCTACGCGACCAAGCGGCAGGCCTTCACGCGCATCCTGCTGCCGATGATGATGCCGGGGATCATCTCGGGCTTCCTGCTGGCCTTCATCATCTCGCTCGACGATTTCATCATCACCAACTTCGTCAAGGGCGCCGGGGTCGAGACCCTGCCCACGGCGATCTTCGGCGCGGTGAAACAGGGGATCAAGCCCAACATCATGGCGATCTCGACCATGCTTCTGGGGGTGTCTATCCTGATGGTCACGATCTCGTATTTCGTGAGCCGGAAGGACAGGCTCACCTGA
- a CDS encoding ABC transporter permease yields the protein MSEKNYINRPNRPLQIYAILFLIFLYVPVLFLPLFSFNDSIYVRFPLQGFTLKWYGELFEREPVWNALMNSVKVGIATAICATGLGVFAAKAITRYRMPGKGPIVGFVMLPLVVPGIIFGVALLVLLSQMGVPLSLYTVTIGHMIVCLPFAIATLLPRFEGFDGSIEEASADLGENAWWTFWRVTFPMVFPGILASLLLTFTISFDEFIMAFFLTGTEPTLPMYIWGQLRFPQEFPSILALSSMIIATSFVIVFLGQWINRDAAFGGPKKGEKTK from the coding sequence GTGAGCGAGAAGAATTACATCAACCGCCCGAACAGGCCGTTGCAGATCTACGCGATCCTGTTCCTGATCTTCCTCTACGTGCCGGTCCTGTTCCTGCCGCTTTTCAGCTTCAACGACTCGATCTACGTGCGCTTCCCGCTGCAGGGCTTCACGCTCAAGTGGTATGGCGAGCTTTTCGAGCGCGAGCCGGTGTGGAACGCGCTGATGAACAGCGTGAAGGTGGGGATCGCCACGGCGATCTGCGCCACGGGCCTGGGCGTCTTCGCCGCGAAGGCGATCACGCGCTACCGGATGCCGGGCAAGGGGCCGATCGTGGGCTTCGTCATGCTGCCGCTGGTGGTGCCGGGGATCATCTTCGGCGTGGCGCTGCTGGTTCTCCTGAGCCAGATGGGCGTGCCGCTGAGCCTCTACACGGTGACGATCGGACACATGATCGTCTGCCTGCCCTTCGCGATCGCGACGCTTCTGCCGCGCTTCGAGGGGTTCGACGGCTCGATCGAGGAGGCGAGCGCGGATCTGGGCGAGAACGCGTGGTGGACCTTCTGGCGGGTGACCTTCCCGATGGTCTTTCCCGGCATCCTCGCGAGCCTGCTGCTGACCTTCACGATCTCGTTCGACGAGTTCATCATGGCCTTCTTCCTCACCGGGACGGAGCCGACGCTGCCCATGTATATCTGGGGTCAGCTTCGCTTCCCGCAGGAGTTCCCGTCGATCCTCGCGCTGTCGTCGATGATCATCGCGACATCCTTCGTGATCGTCTTCCTCGGCCAGTGGATCAACCGTGACGCCGCCTTCGGCGGCCCGAAAAAGGGCGAAAAGACCAAATGA
- a CDS encoding ABC transporter ATP-binding protein has protein sequence MSDSAYISIQNVDKYFGSFQAIDDVTIDIAEAEFFSLLGSSGCGKTTLLRMLAGFETPTNGEIYIDGQPMTSVPPHRRPVNMVFQSYAIFPHLNVRDNIAYGLRRQKLSKAKRYEMVDEMLELIALPEYGDRKANELSGGQRQRIALARALILRPKVLLLDEPLGALDKQLREQMQLELRSLQRQVGITFVFVTHDQEEALTLSDRIAVMSHGRVLQLDTPSGLYERPKNRHVASFIGTMNFFDAKVREAKGPQVVVEAEGLGTLTGTSGERHFSEGDKVQVAIRPEKFVLSEERPNGAGPAYSVQGRMGNAAYLGERSHYFVEVDGASKPIAVSEQNTGVRVAGDDWDSDVWLSWDESAVVVLAPE, from the coding sequence ATGAGCGACAGCGCCTATATCTCCATCCAGAATGTCGACAAGTATTTCGGCAGTTTCCAGGCCATCGACGATGTGACCATCGATATCGCCGAGGCGGAGTTCTTCTCGCTCCTGGGATCGTCGGGCTGCGGCAAGACCACGCTTCTGAGGATGCTCGCGGGGTTCGAGACGCCGACCAATGGCGAGATCTACATCGACGGTCAGCCGATGACCTCGGTGCCGCCGCACCGGCGGCCGGTCAACATGGTGTTCCAGAGCTACGCGATCTTTCCGCATCTCAACGTGCGCGACAACATCGCCTACGGCCTGCGCCGCCAGAAGCTGAGCAAGGCGAAGCGCTACGAGATGGTGGACGAGATGCTCGAGCTGATCGCGCTGCCCGAGTATGGCGACCGCAAGGCCAACGAGCTTTCGGGCGGGCAGAGGCAGCGGATCGCGCTGGCGCGCGCGCTGATCCTGCGGCCCAAGGTGCTGTTGCTCGACGAGCCGCTGGGTGCGCTCGACAAGCAGTTGCGCGAGCAGATGCAGCTCGAGCTGCGCAGCCTTCAGCGGCAGGTGGGCATCACCTTCGTCTTCGTCACCCACGACCAGGAGGAGGCGCTGACGCTGTCGGACCGGATCGCGGTGATGAGCCACGGACGGGTGCTGCAACTCGACACGCCTTCGGGTCTCTACGAGCGGCCGAAGAACCGGCACGTGGCATCCTTCATCGGGACGATGAACTTCTTCGATGCCAAGGTGCGCGAGGCGAAGGGGCCGCAGGTGGTGGTCGAGGCCGAGGGGCTCGGCACGCTGACGGGCACGAGCGGGGAGCGGCATTTTTCCGAAGGCGACAAGGTGCAGGTGGCGATCCGGCCGGAGAAGTTCGTGCTGTCTGAAGAACGGCCCAACGGCGCGGGGCCCGCATACTCGGTGCAGGGGCGGATGGGCAACGCCGCCTACCTGGGCGAGCGGAGCCATTACTTCGTCGAGGTCGACGGCGCCTCGAAACCCATCGCCGTGTCGGAACAGAACACCGGCGTGCGCGTCGCGGGCGACGACTGGGACAGCGATGTCTGGCTGAGCTGGGACGAATCGGCGGTCGTCGTCCTCGCGCCGGAGTGA
- a CDS encoding ABC transporter permease: MSDSPAQISEAVERPEPKPASRGGFSGLLQRSEVARGYTLISPTLLFLTLGIVIPFIILVTMSLWTAQGFGFDMTPTTANYEAAWNQPLYGALLGRSLWISGWATVATVVLSYPMAYYVAFHVHRNKMLWIVLMTLPFWTSYLLRVFAWKVVLGYEGVINSALMSAGLIRAPLEFLLYSPNAVVITLAHAWAAFAILPLYVSLEKIDRSLLEAATDLGDGPVARFFRVTFPLSLPGVIAASLLIFIPTTGDYITPALLGGPDGLMIGNLIQLQFGPVNNWPMGATLAIILMLCIAAIAGIFMVTTKIVKDRIL; encoded by the coding sequence ATGAGCGACAGTCCAGCCCAGATTTCCGAAGCCGTCGAGAGGCCCGAGCCCAAGCCCGCGTCGCGCGGCGGCTTCTCCGGCCTGCTTCAGCGCAGCGAGGTGGCGCGGGGATACACGCTCATCAGCCCGACGCTTCTTTTCCTGACGCTGGGGATCGTGATCCCCTTCATCATCCTCGTCACCATGAGCCTCTGGACCGCGCAGGGCTTCGGCTTCGACATGACGCCCACGACGGCCAATTACGAAGCCGCGTGGAACCAGCCGCTTTACGGCGCGCTTCTGGGCCGGTCGCTCTGGATCTCGGGCTGGGCGACGGTGGCGACGGTCGTCCTGTCCTACCCGATGGCCTATTACGTGGCGTTTCACGTTCACCGCAACAAGATGCTGTGGATCGTCCTCATGACGCTTCCTTTCTGGACAAGCTACCTGCTGCGGGTCTTCGCGTGGAAGGTGGTGCTTGGCTACGAGGGGGTGATCAACTCGGCGCTGATGTCCGCGGGGCTGATCCGCGCACCGCTCGAGTTCCTGCTCTATAGCCCGAACGCGGTGGTGATCACGCTGGCCCATGCCTGGGCCGCTTTCGCGATCCTGCCGCTCTACGTCTCGCTCGAGAAGATCGACCGCTCGCTGCTGGAGGCGGCGACGGACCTGGGCGACGGGCCGGTCGCGCGGTTCTTCCGCGTCACCTTCCCGCTGTCGCTTCCGGGCGTGATCGCGGCGAGCCTGCTGATCTTCATCCCCACGACGGGCGACTACATCACGCCCGCGCTTCTGGGCGGGCCTGACGGGCTGATGATCGGCAACCTGATCCAGCTTCAGTTCGGGCCGGTCAACAACTGGCCCATGGGCGCGACGCTCGCGATCATCCTGATGCTCTGCATCGCGGCCATCGCGGGCATTTTCATGGTAACCACCAAGATCGTGAAGGACCGTATCCTGTGA
- a CDS encoding GNAT family N-acetyltransferase — translation MLHMPADPLPDEALVIDTPRLRLRPYAQTDLALATATLTDPRVTRYVCDPKTPAEVAALMPLITRRGAGGRLGMWAVERRDTGATIGDGILTPLPIDAPDTDWASLDPGRYPDAEIEVGYMLLPEAWGQGFATEICTALLRFAFTRTALAEIVAITDPDNAASQRVLVKSGMIPEGARRAYGETCPAFRLTRDQWHDGATQPEP, via the coding sequence ATGTTGCACATGCCCGCCGATCCCCTGCCCGACGAGGCGCTCGTGATCGACACGCCGCGCCTTCGCCTGCGGCCCTATGCGCAGACCGACCTCGCGCTCGCCACCGCCACGCTCACCGACCCCCGTGTCACGCGCTATGTCTGCGATCCCAAGACCCCCGCCGAGGTGGCCGCGCTCATGCCGCTCATCACGCGGCGCGGCGCGGGCGGCCGCCTCGGCATGTGGGCGGTCGAGCGCCGCGACACCGGCGCGACGATCGGGGACGGCATCCTGACCCCCCTGCCCATCGACGCGCCGGATACGGACTGGGCCTCGCTCGACCCCGGCCGCTACCCCGATGCCGAGATCGAGGTGGGCTACATGCTCCTGCCCGAGGCCTGGGGCCAGGGCTTCGCCACCGAGATCTGCACCGCGCTCCTGCGCTTCGCCTTCACCCGCACGGCGCTTGCTGAAATCGTCGCCATCACCGACCCCGACAACGCCGCGTCCCAGCGCGTCCTCGTCAAGTCCGGCATGATCCCCGAAGGCGCGCGCCGCGCCTATGGCGAGACCTGCCCGGCCTTCCGGCTCACCCGCGACCAGTGGCACGACGGGGCGACGCAGCCGGAGCCCTGA